The Puniceicoccus vermicola DNA segment TTGCCTTGGCACACCGTCAAACGCATTGACAAAGCTAGGTTGGTTCGGGAGTTGCCTGAAGTCGATTACGGTTCGCTCAGAACTCTGGTCATGGATGAGTTCGCATTGCACAAGGGGCACCGCTACGCCTCCGTCGTAGCCGATGCGGACACTCGGCAAGTGCTTTGGATCGGTGAAGGGCGCAGTCGCGAATCCATACGCCCCTTCTTTGAATCACTGGGCGAACACTGCGATCAAATCGAAGCGGTCGCGATGGATCAGAACAGCGCCTTTGACCTGGAGGTGAAGATGCACTGCCCGAATGCGGAAGTCGTCTACGACCTTTTTCATGTCGTTGCCAAATACGGCCGTGAAGTCATCGACCGAGTCCGCGTGGATCAGGCCAATGAACTAAGGCAGAACAAGTCGGCTCGCAGAGCGGTCAAACGTAGCCGATGGTTACTTCTAAAGAACAAGGACAACCTCAATGAAGAAGAACTTGTCAGGCTCGAAGAGCTGATGAATGCCAACCAATCCTTGGCTCAAGTCTACGTCCTGAAAGAACAGCTCAAAGAACTATGGCGAAGCTCAAGCATCTGGGGCGCCTTCAAACGCTGGCGCACATGGTGGAGGATGTGCCGTGAGTCCAAAATCAAACCCCTGCTCGCCTTCGCTGATAAACTCAGACCCTACCTCCGTGGAATCATAGCCTCAGCCAAATACCCACTCAACACCAGCGTGCTCGAGGGCATGAACAACAAGATCAAGGTCATCAAAAGAACCGCTTATGGCTTCAGGGATACGGAATACTTCTTCCTCAAGATTAAGCATGCTTTCCCCGGGAAATGACGATGAACCAAAAGAATTGCGGAAGATCAGCGGTGGCAAGATTCCCTCCCAGGCTACGATGGATTCAGCTGTCGCCTCACTGGAACGGGCCCGTGCGGATCTCCTCAGTGCTGAGGCCTCGGTGCACCAGCAAGAAGCCCAAGTTCAGATCACGGAGACAGATCTCTCGAAGACCATCATTCGATCACCGACCAAGGGTGTGGTCCTCAGTCGCAAACTGGAACCTGGGCAGACGGTGGCCGCGAGTTTCACTACACCCGAGTTGTTTGTGATTGCGGAGGACCTCGCGAGCATGCTCCTCGAAGTTTCGATTGCCGAGGCTGATATTGGGTTCGTGAAGGACGGGCAGGTCGCTCGCTTTCAGGTTGATGCTTGGCCGCAGCGCACCTACGAGGCCACTGTGTCGAAGGTCTCCTTTGGCTCGAAGGTGACCGACAATGTCGTGACCTATCCGACAGAGCTGAAGGTGGCGAATGCGGACCTGAGCTTGCGTCCCGGCATGACCGCGACGGCTGACATAGATGTCGCGCATCATACGGATGTATTCCTGGTTCCGGTCGCCGCCCTCCGTTTCGAGCCGATGGAACCGGCCGAGAATGGGGAATCAGGTGAGGAAATGTCCTTCCTTGAGAAAATGATTATGGGTCCGTCGCCACAAAAACATGAGCGCCGGGAAGGGTATGATGGGTCAGATCCCAGTTTGCTGAAACCCGCGATCTGGGTGCTGCGGG contains these protein-coding regions:
- a CDS encoding ISL3 family transposase → LPWHTVKRIDKARLVRELPEVDYGSLRTLVMDEFALHKGHRYASVVADADTRQVLWIGEGRSRESIRPFFESLGEHCDQIEAVAMDQNSAFDLEVKMHCPNAEVVYDLFHVVAKYGREVIDRVRVDQANELRQNKSARRAVKRSRWLLLKNKDNLNEEELVRLEELMNANQSLAQVYVLKEQLKELWRSSSIWGAFKRWRTWWRMCRESKIKPLLAFADKLRPYLRGIIASAKYPLNTSVLEGMNNKIKVIKRTAYGFRDTEYFFLKIKHAFPGK
- a CDS encoding efflux RND transporter periplasmic adaptor subunit, with product MLSPGNDDEPKELRKISGGKIPSQATMDSAVASLERARADLLSAEASVHQQEAQVQITETDLSKTIIRSPTKGVVLSRKLEPGQTVAASFTTPELFVIAEDLASMLLEVSIAEADIGFVKDGQVARFQVDAWPQRTYEATVSKVSFGSKVTDNVVTYPTELKVANADLSLRPGMTATADIDVAHHTDVFLVPVAALRFEPMEPAENGESGEEMSFLEKMIMGPSPQKHERREGYDGSDPSLLKPAIWVLRDGEPQRVVVMLGLSNGQMTEVSSADLSIGDAVIIREELAKR